In one window of Cryptococcus neoformans var. neoformans JEC21 chromosome 7 sequence DNA:
- a CDS encoding expressed protein, giving the protein MHRRSNLNLARKHSTTQVKHHAAHRAHLVEEAKKAYAAKKAAQSGGSSLITDPEDPKFDLEKVIKSWTKDS; this is encoded by the exons ATGCATCGCCGATCGAATTTGAACCTCGCGCGCAAACATTCAACGACACAGGTCAAGCACCATGCTGCCCACCGAGCACACCTCGTCgaggaggcgaagaaggcttatgctgcgaagaaggctgctCAGAGCGGAGGATCATCAT TGATTACTGACCCGGAAGATCCCAAATTCGATCTCGAAAAGGTCATCAAGTCTTGGACCAAGGATTCATAG
- a CDS encoding expressed protein, protein MATPTVNVVRWSALIAGITYGIFHQSTLQAKYDEDKVKHHAAHRAHLVEEAKKAYAAKKAAQSGGSSLITDPEDPKFDLEKVIKSWTKDS, encoded by the exons ATGGCCACCCCTACCGTCAAC GTCGTCCGTTGGTCCGCCCTCATCGCCGGTATCACTTACGGCATCTTCCACCAGTCCACATTACAAGCCAAGTACGACGAGGACAAG GTCAAGCACCATGCTGCCCACCGAGCACACCTCGTCgaggaggcgaagaaggcttatgctgcgaagaaggctgctCAGAGCGGAGGATCATCAT TGATTACTGACCCGGAAGATCCCAAATTCGATCTCGAAAAGGTCATCAAGTCTTGGACCAAGGATTCATAG
- a CDS encoding ER to Golgi transport-related protein, putative — translation MATNAPCYTIVHDDLLDSPSTNDLRNALQKGSDEVKLETMRTIIVGTLNGQSYASLLMPIIQYVMPSRSKQLKKMLHFYWEVCPKLDENGKLKQEMILVVNAIRNDLQHPNEYIRGATLRYLQKVRESELLEPLVPTVRQCLEHRHSFVRKNAVFAVYTIYQDHEHLIPDAPELLDTFLAAESDSTCKRNAFVTLCNISQPTAVQYLLNNFDQIESMDELMQMAVIELVRKEARSEGGHRAKWIRCIFELLNSKSHAVKYEAATSLTTLTQNPAAVKAAAAALAELIVKEADNNVKLIVLDRFNNLRAKHENVLDGMVMDILKVLSSPDMEVKRKAIGVALEMVSSRNVEEVVLFLKKQLQGTLDQDFDKNLEYRQLLIQSIHSCAIRFSEVAANVVYVLMDFLGDSNNPSAVDVIAFVREVVEKFPKLRTAITEKLISTFGEIKSGKVFRGAMWIVGEYCEQPEDIKQAIAAIQKVLGEIPILASEQRLLDEAEAADETPAEQQEQPKAITTTRVLADGTYATETVYTSSASAARLEAVRSASKPPLRSLILGGDFFTGSVLASTLTKLVLRYSEVTSSDQQSINILRAQAILIMTSVIRVGQSKFAAVPIDEDAEERIMNCIETLAELQGSKALHQVFLKDTKAAYAKMVATEEKKALEKKERESKVSVVQADDLISFRQLSKKSVVGDVDESDDVVKATGSIHPQDDFVSKLSRITQLTGFSDPVYAETVVTLSQYDIILDVLLVNTTNETLQNLMVDFATLGDLKLVERPAPFTLAPHGFHSLSATVKVSSTETGVIFGAITYSKQGASDADVTIVMSDIHVDIMSFIKPNYVNEAQFRSMWTEFEWENKVAVQTSISDLRAYLDHLLKSTHMALLTPEAALSGDCDFLSANLAAKSLFGEDALANASIERTEDGHITGHVRIRSKTQGIALSLGDKITLSQKALATA, via the exons ATGGCCACAAACGCACCGTGCTATACCATAGTACACGACGACCTTCTAGACTCACCCTCTACCAATGACCTCAGGAATGCTCTCCAGAAGGGCTCAGACGAGGTCAAGCTCGAGACCATGAGGACCATCATTGTCGGCACCCTTAACGGCCAGAGCTAT GCGTCCCTTCTAATGCCCATCATTCAATACGTAATGCCCTCTCGAAGCAAGCAGCTCAAGAAGATGCTCCATTTCTACTGGGA GGTCTGTCCCAAGCTGGATGAGAATGGCAAACTCAAGCAGGAGATGATATTGGTAGT CAATGCTATTCGTAACGATCTG CAACATCCCAACGAGTACATCCGCGGTGCTACCCTTAGATACCTTCAGAAAGTCCGCGAATCAGAGCTCTTGGAACCGCTCGTCCCCACCGTCAGACAGTGCTTGGAGCACAGACACTCGTTCGTTAGGAAGAATGCCGTGTTTGCAGTCTACACTATCTACCAAGATCACGAGCACTTGATTCCCGACGCGCCGGAGCTGTTAGATACCTTCCTTGCTGCC GAATCCGACTCTACATGCAAGCGCAACGCGTTTGTCACTCTCTGTAACATCTCCCAGCCCACAGCCGTCCAATATCTCCTCAACAACTTTGATCAGATTGAGTCCATGGACGAGTTGATGCAGATGGCTGTGATTGAGCTTGTAAGGAAGGAGGCTAGGTCTGAAGGTGGTCATCGC GCCAAGTGGATCCGATGCATCTTTGAACTCCTCAATTCCAAATCTCACGCTGTCAAGTACGAAGCGGCTACAAGCCTTACCACCCTCACTCAAAATCCCGCAGCTGTCAAggccgccgctgctgctcttgCCGAACTCATTGTCAAGGAGGCCGACAACAATGTCAAGCTCATTGTTCTTGACAGATTCAACAACCTCAGGGCGAAGCACGAGAATGTTCTGGATGGGATGGTTATGGATATCTTAAAGGTCCTGAGCAG CCCCGACATGGAAGTGAAGCGAAAGGCTATCGGGGTTGCTCTCGAAATGGTTTCCAGCCGGAATGTGGAGGAAGTCGTCTTgttcttgaagaagcagctTCAAGGCACTCTCGATCAGGATTTTGATAAG AACCTCGAATACCGACAACTTCTTATTCAAAGCATCCACTCTTGCGCCATTCGTTTCTCTGAAGTTGCCGCCAACGTCGTTTACGTCCTCATGGACTTCCTTGGCGACTCCAACAACCCTTCAGCCGTCGACGTTATCGCCTTTGTCCGAGAAGTCGTCGAAAAATTCCCCAAACTCCGAACAGCTATTACCGAAAAGCTTATCTCCACATTCGGGGAGATCAAGTCTGGCAAGGTCTTCAGAGGTGCCATGTGGATTGTCGGAGAATACTGTGAGCAGCCAGAGGATATCAAACAAGCGATCGCCGCGATTCAAAAAGTGTTGGGTGAGATCCCCATCCTTGCATCAGAACAG CGATTATTGGACGAGGCCGAAGCAGCCGATGAGACTCCCGCCGAGCAACAGGAGCAACCCAAGGCAATCACCACAACCCGCGTGCTCGCCGACGGTACCTACGCGACCGAAACTGTTTACACCTCTTCCGCATCCGCCGCTCGCCTCGAAGCCGTCCGATCCGCTTCAAAACCTCCACTTCGATCACTCATCCTTGGCGGCGACTTTTTCACTGGTAGCGTTCTCGCTTCTACATTGACCAAGCTCGTCTTGCGATATTCCGAAGTTACGTCTTCTGATCAGCAGAGCATCAACATCCTTCGTGCTCAGGCCATCTTGATTATGACCTCCGTCATCCGTGTCGGTCAGAGCAAGTTTGCTGCTGTCCCTATCGACGAGGATGCCGAGGAGCGAATTATGAACTGTATCGAGACTCTTGCCGAACTTCAAGGCAGTAAAGCCCTCCACCAGGTGTTCTTGAAGGATACCAAGGCGGCATACGCCAAAATGGTCGCAactgaggagaagaaggctctggagaagaaggagcgggAAAGCAAGGTGTCGGTGGTTCAGGCGGATGATTTAATTTCTTTCAGGCAATTGTCCAAGAAATCCGTCGTTGGGGACGTCGACGAG TCTGACGATGTCGTCAAGGCTACCGGCTCTATCCATCCTCAAGACGACTTTGTCTCCAAACTCTCCCGAATCACACAACTCACCGGGTTTTCCGACCCCGTCTACGCTGAAACCGTCGTTACACTCTCACAATACGACATCATCCTCGACGTGTTGCTTGTCAACACTACAAATGAGACATTGCAGAACTTAATGGTGGATTTCGCGACATTGGGAGATTTGAAGCTCGTCGAGAGGCCAGCACCATTTACCCTTGCCCCGCACGGGTTCCACAGTTTGTCCGCGACCGTTAAGGTTTCTTCAACCGAGACTGG TGTCATCTTTGGCGCTATCACTTACTCCAAACAAGGAGCTTCCGATGCCGATGTGACTATCGTCATGTCCGACATTCACGTTGACATCATGAGCTTTATCAAACCTAACTATGTCAACGAGGCGCAATTCAGATCCATGTGGACAGAGTTCGAATGGGAG AACAAGGTGGCCGTTCAAACATCTATTAGCGATCTCCGAGCCTATCTCGATCACCTTCTCAAATCGACCCACATGGCCCTTCTCACTCCCGAAGCAGCTCTTTCTGGCGACTGCGACTTCCTCAGCGCCAATCTTGCTGCCAAATCCCTCTTTGGCGAAGATGCGCTTGCCAACGCTTCAATTGAAAGGACAGAAGATGGTCACATCACTGGTCACGTTAGGATAAGAAGTAAGACACAGGGTATTGCGTTGAGCCTGGGTGACAAGATCACGTTGAGTCAAAAGGCTTTGGCGACAGCGtaa